The Juglans microcarpa x Juglans regia isolate MS1-56 chromosome 8S, Jm3101_v1.0, whole genome shotgun sequence genome has a window encoding:
- the LOC121244353 gene encoding uncharacterized protein LOC121244353 isoform X1: protein MLHCCFRTRRYLRFPLPRPFSSSGPRFQNSAQTTNPLINTQQFPQPPILHRDHDANQLSPLPTRSLSRNSVLAISAASVSALVASYALLSSDHNSEHESPNPLYAGAEHAIQKSTDSFKNLFHHVKQTGVAASILWQSLRSVLSSANHEVRSGFELRVAALLADIAAANASRRAAIVGAGGGAVVDWLLESVAVPRDGCGTQAESARALAYLIADPNVCPSVIGRPHAIPNLLRFIFSSHPQRSKQQSRRSSFDVSDSLKGRSMLVAAIMDMVTSSCDSLDKVSFQPSLPGNAETGDIAAALQVVEEGGMHLDEPDRKEDDEDGGNGLEGIGIKILGGTSVMGLSRNSGLMKLGHCDASHEESTRHTSQVFVLQNRHDGLLLQTNLASAVVPGLWDDLHCEHVAVPFATWALANWATASEVNRSHIQELDQDGQAVMTALVAPERSVKWHGSLIARLLLEDRNLSLSDSVSDWSYSLLSTVSQASKNEDIPLAQVALSAFMVSVERSRKAKKIVMEKGLHLLRDTAKRMTMHKHVQDTLAKALELLCTGDMHLSLEESQKWSGILLRWVFGKDSSDTVRSSAIKILSCILEDHGPSTVPTSQAWLAIILSEILASTKTSSVKESNQPKSDKVKTQIDQSKVHSAAQTANQLAGSVVNLAGNQLVTGSVDALPLADLLSLEPFMGSLKNLKKDSLAKFDAADSALATLKGIKALTEISAEDSTCQEKITAFGILCLLRRFLLSDDYEKLAAIEAYDASKTFEAQERVPNGPGETAISDTNDSSSVRVPPTAHIRRHAARLLTILSLLPKVQKLVLADETWCKWLEDCANGKIPGCSDLKIQSYARATLLNIFCNNQVDRDSVNRNHPDTSNKSKKCPQYGDMVFLINPEMPHWKCPEDVDEDTVRREKSSLAEANTVASEITPVNPPGNYDNCSSSVDVSNNGSQPEPPLLDVVFIHGIRGGAYRSWRMADNKSSTTSGLVEKIDQEAGKLGTFWPGEWLSSDFPQARMFTIKYKTNLTKWSGASLPLQEVSSMLLEKLVAAGIGNRPVVFVTHSMGGLVVKQMLYKAKAENVDNLVNNTIGVVFYSCPHFGSKLADMPWRMGLVFRSAPNIVELRSGSPRLIELNDFFRHLHKKGMLDVLSYCETKVTPIVEGYGGWAFRMEVVPIESAYPGFGELVVLESTDHINSCKPISRSDPSYKETLEFLRKMKARYT, encoded by the exons ATGCTTCATTGCTGCTTCAGAACCCGACGTTATCTTCGGTTCCCTCTTCCTcgtccattttcttcttccgGACCTCGATTCCAAAACTCCGCTCAAACCACTAACCCTCTTATCAATACCCAACAATTCCCACAGCCGCCGATTCTCCACCGTGACCACGACGCCAACCAGCTCTCTCCTCTCCCCACACGCTCCCTCTCTCGCAATTCGGTCCTCGCCATCTCCGCTGCCTCCGTTTCCGCTCTCGTCGCCTCCTACGCCCTGCTCTCCTCTGACCACAACTCCGAACACGAATCCCCCAATCCATTGTACGCCGGCGCCGAGCACGCCATACAGAAGTCCACCGACTCCTTCAAGAACCTTTTCCATCACGTTAAACAGACCGGTGTGGCCGCCTCGATTCTGTGGCAGTCTCTGAGGTCGGTCTTGTCCTCCGCCAACCATGAGGTCCGCTCGGGCTTCGAGCTTAGGGTTGCGGCTCTGCTCGCCGACATTGCCGCCGCTAATGCGTCCCGTAGGGCCGCTATCGTCGGGGCCGGTGGGGGGGCTGTCGTAGATTGGTTGCTCGAGTCGGTGGCGGTGCCCAGGGATGGTTGTGGGACCCAAGCGGAGTCGGCGAGAGCGCTGGCATACTTGATTGCCGATCCTAATGTGTGCCCGTCTGTGATTGGGAGGCCTCATGCAATTCCGAATCTCCTGAGGTTCATTTTTTCGTCTCATCCTCAGCGGTCGAAGCAG CAATCAAGACGTAGTTCATTCGATGTTTCTGATTCTTTGAAAGGCAGGAGCATGCTTGTGGCTGCCATTATGGATATGGTCACCTCCAGTTGTGATAGTTTAGACAAGGTATCTTTTCAGCCCTCCCTACCAGGGAATGCTGAAACTGGAGATATTGCTGCAGCCCTTCAAGTTGTTGAGGAAGGTGGAATGCATTTGGATGAGCCCGATAGaaaggaagatgatgaggatGGCGGCAATGGACTGGAAGGAATTGGAATTAAAATTCTTGGAGGTACTAGTGTTATGGGACTTTCCAGGAATAGTGGACTTATGAAGTTGGGGCATTGTGATGCTAGTCACGAGGAATCAACTAGGCATACTTCTCAAGTTTTTGTCTTACAAAATAGGCATGATGGTTTACTACTGCAAACGAATTTGGCTTCTGCTGTTGTTCCTGGTCTCTGGGATGATTTGCATTGTGAACATGTTGCTGTACCTTTTGCTACATGGGCATTAGCAAATTGGGCAACGGCATCAGAGGTGAATAGGTCCCATATTCAAGAACTGGATCAAGATGGCCAGGCTGTCATGACTGCTTTAGTGGCACCTGAGAGATCTGTGAAATGGCATGGGAGTTTGATAGCTAGGTTGTTGTTAGAGGATCGCAATTTGTCCTTAAGTGATTCTGTTTCAGATTGGAGTTATAGTCTTCTTTCTACTGTTTCACAGGCAAGTAAAAATGAGGACATTCCTTTAGCCCAGGTTGCTTTGTCTGCTTTTATGGTTTCAGTTGAGAGAAGCCGCAAGGCCAAAAAAATAGTGATGGAGAAAGGTCTTCATTTACTGAGGGACACTGCTAAACGAATGACAATGCATAAGCATGTGCAAGACACATTGGCAAAAGCATTAGAATTGCTTTGTACTGGGGACATGCATTTATCTCTTGAAGAGAGTCAAAAGTGGTCTGGTATATTGCTTCGTTGGGTTTTTGGTAAAGATTCCTCTGACACTGTACGATCATCTGCCATAAAGATCCTTTCTTGTATCCTTGAAGATCATGGACCGTCTACTGTACCGACTTCTCAAGCATGGTTAGCTATTATCCTATCTGAAATTCTGGCTTCCACCAAGACATCATCTGTCAAAGAAAGCAATCAGCCTAAAAGTGACAAAGTCAAG ACTCAAATTGATCAATCTAAGGTTCATTCTGCTGCACAAACTGCTAATCAATTAGCGGGTTCTGTTGTTAATCTAGCTGGAAACCAGCTGGTCACTGGTTCTGTAGATGCGTTGCCACTGGCAGATCTTCTGTCTTTGGAACCTTTCATGGGATCacttaaaaatcttaaaaaagatAGTTTGGCTAAGTTTGATGCAGCAGATTCTGCATTGGCAACCCTTAAAGGGATCAAAGCACTGACTGAAATTAGTGCTGAAGATTCCACATGTCAGGAAAAGATAACTGCTTTTGGCATTCTGTGCTTGCTGAGACGTTTTCTGTTAAGCGATGATTATGAGAAACTTGCTGCAATTGAagcttatgatgcatctaaaaCATTCGAGGCACAGGAACGGGTTCCAAATGGTCCTGGGGAAACAGCTATTTCTGATACAAATGATTCATCTAGTGTCCGTGTTCCGCCCACAGCTCACATTCGTCGGCATGCTGCTCGGCTGTTAACAATCCTTTCACTTCTTCCAAAAGTTCAGAAGCTTGTTTTGGCAGATGAAACTTGGTGTAAATGGCTTGAAGATTGTGCAAATGGAAAGATACCAGGTTGCAGTGACCTTAAGATACAAAGTTATGCTAGGGccacacttttaaatatattttgcaataACCAAGTTGACAGAGACTCCGTAAATAGAAATCATCCCGACACTTCGAACAAAAGCAAGAAATGTCCCCAATATGGTGACATGGTATTTTTGATCAATCCTGAAATGCCTCACTGGAAGTGTCCTGAAGATGTAGACGAAGACACTGTTCGAAGGGAGAAATCCTCCTTGGCTGAGGCTAATACAGTTGCCAGTGAGATTACACCTGTAAACCCACCTGGAAATTATGATAACTGCTCTAGTTCTGTTGATGTATCTAATAATGGCTCACAACCAGAACCGCCCTTGCTAGATGTTGTTTTTATTCATGGAATCCGTGGTGGGGCTTATAGGTCTTGGCGCATGGCTGACAACAAATCTTCAACTACATCTGGCTTGGTAGAGAAGATTGATCAGGAAGCAGGGAAGCTAGGAACATTTTGGCCAGGTGAATGGCTTTCATCTGACTTCCCACAAGCTCGTATGTTTACTATCAAATACAAG ACAAATCTTACAAAATGGTCTGGAGCTAGCCTGCCTCTCCAG GAAGTTAGCTCCATGCTATTAGAGAAGCTTGTCGCTGCAGGCATTGGAAATCGACCCGTTGTGTTTGTGACTCacag CATGGGAGGGTTGGTTGTCAAGCAGATGCTGTATAAAGCCAAGGCAGAGAATGTTGATAACCTTGTGAACAACACCATTGGAGTG GTGTTCTATAGCTGCCCACATTTTGGCAGCAAACTAGCAGACATGCCTTGGCGAATGGGCCTCGTGTTTCGCTCTGCCCCcaat ATAGTGGAGCTAAGAAGTGGGTCTCCTAGATTGATAGAGCTTAATGACTTCTTTCGACACCTTCATAAGAAAGGGATGCTTGATGTTCTCAGTTACTGCGAG ACCAAGGTAACTCCAATTGTTGAAGGTTATGGGGGATGGGCTTTCCGAATGGAAGTAGTACCCATTGAGTCTGCATATCCTGGATTTGGTGAACTTGTT
- the LOC121244353 gene encoding uncharacterized protein LOC121244353 isoform X2 — protein sequence MLVAAIMDMVTSSCDSLDKVSFQPSLPGNAETGDIAAALQVVEEGGMHLDEPDRKEDDEDGGNGLEGIGIKILGGTSVMGLSRNSGLMKLGHCDASHEESTRHTSQVFVLQNRHDGLLLQTNLASAVVPGLWDDLHCEHVAVPFATWALANWATASEVNRSHIQELDQDGQAVMTALVAPERSVKWHGSLIARLLLEDRNLSLSDSVSDWSYSLLSTVSQASKNEDIPLAQVALSAFMVSVERSRKAKKIVMEKGLHLLRDTAKRMTMHKHVQDTLAKALELLCTGDMHLSLEESQKWSGILLRWVFGKDSSDTVRSSAIKILSCILEDHGPSTVPTSQAWLAIILSEILASTKTSSVKESNQPKSDKVKTQIDQSKVHSAAQTANQLAGSVVNLAGNQLVTGSVDALPLADLLSLEPFMGSLKNLKKDSLAKFDAADSALATLKGIKALTEISAEDSTCQEKITAFGILCLLRRFLLSDDYEKLAAIEAYDASKTFEAQERVPNGPGETAISDTNDSSSVRVPPTAHIRRHAARLLTILSLLPKVQKLVLADETWCKWLEDCANGKIPGCSDLKIQSYARATLLNIFCNNQVDRDSVNRNHPDTSNKSKKCPQYGDMVFLINPEMPHWKCPEDVDEDTVRREKSSLAEANTVASEITPVNPPGNYDNCSSSVDVSNNGSQPEPPLLDVVFIHGIRGGAYRSWRMADNKSSTTSGLVEKIDQEAGKLGTFWPGEWLSSDFPQARMFTIKYKTNLTKWSGASLPLQEVSSMLLEKLVAAGIGNRPVVFVTHSMGGLVVKQMLYKAKAENVDNLVNNTIGVVFYSCPHFGSKLADMPWRMGLVFRSAPNIVELRSGSPRLIELNDFFRHLHKKGMLDVLSYCETKVTPIVEGYGGWAFRMEVVPIESAYPGFGELVVLESTDHINSCKPISRSDPSYKETLEFLRKMKARYT from the exons ATGCTTGTGGCTGCCATTATGGATATGGTCACCTCCAGTTGTGATAGTTTAGACAAGGTATCTTTTCAGCCCTCCCTACCAGGGAATGCTGAAACTGGAGATATTGCTGCAGCCCTTCAAGTTGTTGAGGAAGGTGGAATGCATTTGGATGAGCCCGATAGaaaggaagatgatgaggatGGCGGCAATGGACTGGAAGGAATTGGAATTAAAATTCTTGGAGGTACTAGTGTTATGGGACTTTCCAGGAATAGTGGACTTATGAAGTTGGGGCATTGTGATGCTAGTCACGAGGAATCAACTAGGCATACTTCTCAAGTTTTTGTCTTACAAAATAGGCATGATGGTTTACTACTGCAAACGAATTTGGCTTCTGCTGTTGTTCCTGGTCTCTGGGATGATTTGCATTGTGAACATGTTGCTGTACCTTTTGCTACATGGGCATTAGCAAATTGGGCAACGGCATCAGAGGTGAATAGGTCCCATATTCAAGAACTGGATCAAGATGGCCAGGCTGTCATGACTGCTTTAGTGGCACCTGAGAGATCTGTGAAATGGCATGGGAGTTTGATAGCTAGGTTGTTGTTAGAGGATCGCAATTTGTCCTTAAGTGATTCTGTTTCAGATTGGAGTTATAGTCTTCTTTCTACTGTTTCACAGGCAAGTAAAAATGAGGACATTCCTTTAGCCCAGGTTGCTTTGTCTGCTTTTATGGTTTCAGTTGAGAGAAGCCGCAAGGCCAAAAAAATAGTGATGGAGAAAGGTCTTCATTTACTGAGGGACACTGCTAAACGAATGACAATGCATAAGCATGTGCAAGACACATTGGCAAAAGCATTAGAATTGCTTTGTACTGGGGACATGCATTTATCTCTTGAAGAGAGTCAAAAGTGGTCTGGTATATTGCTTCGTTGGGTTTTTGGTAAAGATTCCTCTGACACTGTACGATCATCTGCCATAAAGATCCTTTCTTGTATCCTTGAAGATCATGGACCGTCTACTGTACCGACTTCTCAAGCATGGTTAGCTATTATCCTATCTGAAATTCTGGCTTCCACCAAGACATCATCTGTCAAAGAAAGCAATCAGCCTAAAAGTGACAAAGTCAAG ACTCAAATTGATCAATCTAAGGTTCATTCTGCTGCACAAACTGCTAATCAATTAGCGGGTTCTGTTGTTAATCTAGCTGGAAACCAGCTGGTCACTGGTTCTGTAGATGCGTTGCCACTGGCAGATCTTCTGTCTTTGGAACCTTTCATGGGATCacttaaaaatcttaaaaaagatAGTTTGGCTAAGTTTGATGCAGCAGATTCTGCATTGGCAACCCTTAAAGGGATCAAAGCACTGACTGAAATTAGTGCTGAAGATTCCACATGTCAGGAAAAGATAACTGCTTTTGGCATTCTGTGCTTGCTGAGACGTTTTCTGTTAAGCGATGATTATGAGAAACTTGCTGCAATTGAagcttatgatgcatctaaaaCATTCGAGGCACAGGAACGGGTTCCAAATGGTCCTGGGGAAACAGCTATTTCTGATACAAATGATTCATCTAGTGTCCGTGTTCCGCCCACAGCTCACATTCGTCGGCATGCTGCTCGGCTGTTAACAATCCTTTCACTTCTTCCAAAAGTTCAGAAGCTTGTTTTGGCAGATGAAACTTGGTGTAAATGGCTTGAAGATTGTGCAAATGGAAAGATACCAGGTTGCAGTGACCTTAAGATACAAAGTTATGCTAGGGccacacttttaaatatattttgcaataACCAAGTTGACAGAGACTCCGTAAATAGAAATCATCCCGACACTTCGAACAAAAGCAAGAAATGTCCCCAATATGGTGACATGGTATTTTTGATCAATCCTGAAATGCCTCACTGGAAGTGTCCTGAAGATGTAGACGAAGACACTGTTCGAAGGGAGAAATCCTCCTTGGCTGAGGCTAATACAGTTGCCAGTGAGATTACACCTGTAAACCCACCTGGAAATTATGATAACTGCTCTAGTTCTGTTGATGTATCTAATAATGGCTCACAACCAGAACCGCCCTTGCTAGATGTTGTTTTTATTCATGGAATCCGTGGTGGGGCTTATAGGTCTTGGCGCATGGCTGACAACAAATCTTCAACTACATCTGGCTTGGTAGAGAAGATTGATCAGGAAGCAGGGAAGCTAGGAACATTTTGGCCAGGTGAATGGCTTTCATCTGACTTCCCACAAGCTCGTATGTTTACTATCAAATACAAG ACAAATCTTACAAAATGGTCTGGAGCTAGCCTGCCTCTCCAG GAAGTTAGCTCCATGCTATTAGAGAAGCTTGTCGCTGCAGGCATTGGAAATCGACCCGTTGTGTTTGTGACTCacag CATGGGAGGGTTGGTTGTCAAGCAGATGCTGTATAAAGCCAAGGCAGAGAATGTTGATAACCTTGTGAACAACACCATTGGAGTG GTGTTCTATAGCTGCCCACATTTTGGCAGCAAACTAGCAGACATGCCTTGGCGAATGGGCCTCGTGTTTCGCTCTGCCCCcaat ATAGTGGAGCTAAGAAGTGGGTCTCCTAGATTGATAGAGCTTAATGACTTCTTTCGACACCTTCATAAGAAAGGGATGCTTGATGTTCTCAGTTACTGCGAG ACCAAGGTAACTCCAATTGTTGAAGGTTATGGGGGATGGGCTTTCCGAATGGAAGTAGTACCCATTGAGTCTGCATATCCTGGATTTGGTGAACTTGTT